The following DNA comes from Pseudomonas marginalis.
GATGCCAGCCGGCGGCGCCGGGGATAATGGTCAGGGACAGCGCCCATAGCAGGGCATGCCAGATGATCCGCGTCACCCCGAACAGCGAGCCATTGGCGCGCACCAGTACCAGCCAGCGGCCGTCGTCGGTATGGCTGGCGACGGCGTCGCAGCTGTCCTTGGGCAGTTTGGGGTCGTCGGAGTCGACGCAATTGGCCAGGGCGTGGATCTTGCCGTCCAGCGGCAGGTCGGGGGGAATCGCGCGGATCGGCCCACTCAAGGGGCGGAACTGCTCATCGAACAGGCCGTAGGCGTCCACGCCCTTCATGTCGAAGGTCATGCTGGTGGTCAACGCTTCCACCAGTTCTTCGCCGTCGAAGCGCTGGAACAGGTGCTGGCGTTGCATCAGCGAATGGCGCGACAGGTCACTCAGGTAACCCGAGACCTCGTAATACAGCACCCCCATGAGGATGCAGCTCCAGGCCACGAACAACGAACTGTACAGCGCCAGCAAGCGGCTGCTGGATGAGCGCCAGCCCTTAGAGGGGTTCAGCAATGACATAACCGGAACCTCGTACCGTGCGGATCAGCGGCGGGAGGCCCGGTGGATCGATTTTCTTGCGCAGGCGGCCGATGTGCACGTCGATCAGGTTGGTGCCCGGGTCGAAGTGATAGCCCCAGACTTCCTCGAAGATCATCATCCGCGACAGGATCTGCCCGGTGTTGCGCATCAGGAATTCCAGCAGTTTGTATTCGGTGGGCAGCAGGCTCAGGGGCTGGTCGGCACGGCTGGCTTCGCGGCTGATCAGGTTCAGTTCCAGGTCGGCCACGCGCAGGGCGGTTTCGAATTCCTTGACCGTGCTTTTGCGGCGCAGCAGCACTTCGACGCGGGCGGCCATTTCGTCGGAGGCGAAAGGCTTGGTCAGGTAGTCATCACCGCCGGCGCGCAGGCCACGCACGCGCTCGTCGACGTCGGAGAGGGCGCTGATCATCAGGATCGGCGTCGATACGCCGATGGTGCGCAGGGTGGTGACGATGGCCAGGCCGTCGAGTTCCGGCAGCATGCGGTCGAGGGTGATCAGATCGTAATCACCACTCACGGCGCGGACCAGGCCTTCGCGGCCGTTGTCCACCCAATCTACGTCCAGTCCATGGCTACTCAGCTCGGCGACGATCTCGCGGGCCGTTACGGCGTCATCCTCGATGGTCAAAATGCGGGTCATAGGATTACCTGGTGAGCGATTCACACTAGAAGTGGGGGCATTTTGCCAAGAAACGGCTGAACGCTTCCTAAATAAAACTTCATGTTGGCAAAACTGACACAACTTTCATGACGGGTACCGGCCGGGGAGCAATCTCCTCCCACAGGGAATGCATTACGCCCGCCTGCAACAATCATTTCTTGCAAGTTGCATGGTTCAGGCAAGTTCAATTTACTTAACCTGTTGAAATACAACGGATTTAATTTTAAGCGCGACTGGCATGCTGCCTGCACTGTCCCTTTTGAGACTTGTAACACTATTTTTCCTGCCGGGAGCACCATAACAATGATCACATCGTCATCCACGCTGCAAGAGTCGAGCGCGCGCTCCGGGGTTTCCTGGGGGGCTATCTTTGCCGGGGCCGCTGCGGCGGCTGCGTTATCCCTGATTCTGGTATTGCTGGGCTTCGGCCTGGGTTTCTCGGCGGTGTCGCCGTGGGCCGACAGCGGCATCAGCGCCAAGGGGCTTGGCATTTCCACGATTGTCTGGCTGGCCTTTACCCAGATCGTCGCCTCGGGCCTGGGGGGTTACATCGCCGGCCGGTTGCGGGTGAAGTGGGCCAATATGCATGGCGATGAAGTGTACTTTCGCGACACCGCCCATGGTTTCCTGGCCTGGGCCGTCGCCACGCTGATCACTGCCGTGCTGGTGGTCGGTTCGGTCAGCAGTGTGGTCACCGGCGGCGTGAAAGCCGGTGCCAGCGTGGCAGCCGGTGCGGCCAGCGGTATCACCCAGGCCGCAGGCAGCGCAGCCAAAGGCGTCAACGGCGGCGATTTTGACTACTACGTCGACAGCCTGTTTCGTGACGATCGCCCGGTTGCCGTCAGTGATGACGCTGCCCATGGCGTGGTTGCGCGCATTTTTACCCGCACCCTGAGCAACGACGGCCAACTCGCCGCTGAAGACCGTGCCTACCTGGCCCAGTTGATCAGCCAGCGCACCAACCTCAGCCAGGCCGATGCCGAAGCGCGTATCGACAAAGTCTACGGCGACGCGCGTAAAGCCGTCGAAGACGCCAAGCTCAAGGCCAAGCAAGCCGCTGAAACGGCCGCCAAAGTCGCCGCTTATACCTCGCTGTGGACCTTTGTCGCCCTGTTGATCGGCGCCTTCTTTGCCAGCTTCGCTGCAACCTTTGGTGGCCGTCGCCGCGATGCCGTGGTGTACGTCGAAACCGAAACCTACGTTCGTTAATTCAAGGAGAACACCATGCGCTCATTACTTCTGTGGTTCCTCGGCGTGCCGATCCCGGTGATCATCCTGATCGCAATTTTCATGCACTGATCCCCGGCCTATCTCGGTCCATTGTGGGAGGGGGCTTGCTCCCGATAGCGGTGTATCAGTTGATGTTGCTGTCGACTGACACTCCGCTATCGGGCAAGCCCCCTCCCACATTTGATTTGCGGTGTTTGATAGTCAGTCATCAAACCCGACCTGCTCGTGAATCTCATCCACCTTCAACTCCAACCGATACGCCACGGCAATAAACAACGCCTGGCACAGGCACAAGGTGGCGCTCAATGAGCGGAAGGCAAACGACGAGCCTTCATTCACCAGCAGCACCGCGTTGGCCCGCTTGGCCAGGGGCGACAGGTTGCTGTCGGTGATGATCAGGGTCTTGGCCTGATGGTGCTGGGCGATCCGCAGGCAGTGCTGGGTCTCTTTGCCGTAGGGCGTGAAGCTGATGGCGATCACCAGGTCATTGGCGCGCACGCTGCGCATCTGCTCGCGATAGCTGCCGCCCAAACCGGAAATCAGGTGGATGCGCTTGTTGGTGTGCTGCAGGTTGTAGACCAGATAATCGGCCACCGCGAACGACCGGCGCACCCCAACCACGTAGATATTGTCGGCGTTGACCACCAGGTCGACGGCCTTGTCGAAGGCCACATCATCCAGTTCCAGCCCCAGGCGCTCGATACCCGAGAGGGTCGCGTTGACGCACTCGCGGGCCAGGTCGCCGCCGCTGGCTTTCTGCGACTTGTTGGCGATCATGCTGCGGATGCGCTGCTGGTAGTTCTGCACCGGTGTGGTCTTGTGGGTGTAGGCCTCGCGAAACAGCGCCTGCATCTCACTGAACCCACTGAAGCCGAAACGCTGGGAAAACCGCACGATCGCCGAGGGGTGCACTTCGCATTCGCGGGCGATGTCGCTGATGCGGTCGACCATGATCCGGTCGCTCTGCTGGCTCATGTAGCTGGCGATGCGCTTGAGCTGGCGCGGCAGGCTTTCGTACTCGTCGGTGATCAGCTGCAACAGGCGTTCGGCATTGATCGGAAGGCTGGCGATGGTGTCTTCCAGGGTGGTCTCGGGATCGGTGCGGGACATGGGCAATCCTTCTGGCGTGTTCTTCTGATGCGCTGGTGGGTGGCGCAAGTCTACAGGGTAGGCGTAAAAAAATGGTTCATCACGGATTACCGGGAAAGACGCTCTTGATCTTCATGAAGAAGAATTCGCTATCCCGGTAACCGTACGCCATCCGTTTGATGACCTTTATTCGATTGTTTATTCCTTCCAACTGACCGGTGTGCATCGGCCAGCGAACCCGACTGACGATGCCCCGCCAATAACCCTTTAGCCGTTTGGCAAACTGGATCAGAGCCGGTATTTCGCTTTCATATGCATGGCGCAGCCATTGCTTCCAGGCCGATCTCCAGGTCCAGGCAGTGCTCGGTGTCCAGAGCGTTTTGAGTTCAGCCTTCATCAAATAAACTGTCATCAGCGATTGGTTGGCCTCCAATAAATCCTGCAAATGGACCTGTTGTTCCGGCGTTTTCAGGTTCTGTGGGTTACGCAGCAACAGCCATCGTGCCTGCTTGATGACCTTGCGAGCCGGCTTGTTATGACGCAGCCGATTAGCTTCGTCGACGCGGACCCGATCAATCACCTCTCGGCCATATTTGGCCACCACATGGAAAAGGTCGTAGACCACTCGCGCTTTCGGGCAATGCTGGCGAACCTCCAGATCAAAAGCAGTATTCATGTCCATCGCCACCGCTTCGATTCGAGCGCAGCCCTCCGGCCCCAGTTCCTCGAAGAACGGCCTGACTGCCGCTCGGCTACGGCCTTCACCGATCCACAGCACTCGTCGTGTATCGGCATCCAGCACAACGCTGGCGTAACGATGACCTTTGAATAACGCGAACTCGTCCATGATCAGGCGTCGTGGTTGCGCCTTCGGCAACTCACTCAACACCGCCTGCAAGGCTCGACGCTCCAGCAACCGAACAGTGTCCCAATGCAGTCCAAACATCTGGGCCACGTGCAGGGTGGGAAGGCGCTCGCAGGCCTGAATGACCGCCTCGGCCAAGCGGCGCGTCATGCGGGCATAGCGATCCAGCCAACTGACGGCCTCCATGCGTTTTCCACAGTCGCGGCAGCCAACACGCCTGAGCAAAATGCTGAGGCGCACCGCGCGACCGAGAATGGGCAGATCACGAACGGTTCGCTCACAATACTCATGAGTGGTTGAACAAGGTTTTTGGCAGCCGCCGCAGGAAGGGAATCGGGTGGCGTGGGGAATCAGATCGATCTTTAGAGCGTCACCATCGGGCTTGATCGTGACGACAGAAAAGCCCTCCCAAAAAGGAAGGAAAGTATTAATATCACGCATAAGAACGCCGGTTTTTTAGATGTGTTTGCTCGCACGAACATCATCAATCAAATCGGCGTTCTTGTTTCTGTGTTTCCCGGGATTCCGTGATGAACCAAAAAAATACCCCGGCATCACGGCCCG
Coding sequences within:
- a CDS encoding response regulator transcription factor — translated: MTRILTIEDDAVTAREIVAELSSHGLDVDWVDNGREGLVRAVSGDYDLITLDRMLPELDGLAIVTTLRTIGVSTPILMISALSDVDERVRGLRAGGDDYLTKPFASDEMAARVEVLLRRKSTVKEFETALRVADLELNLISREASRADQPLSLLPTEYKLLEFLMRNTGQILSRMMIFEEVWGYHFDPGTNLIDVHIGRLRKKIDPPGLPPLIRTVRGSGYVIAEPL
- a CDS encoding MurR/RpiR family transcriptional regulator; the protein is MSRTDPETTLEDTIASLPINAERLLQLITDEYESLPRQLKRIASYMSQQSDRIMVDRISDIARECEVHPSAIVRFSQRFGFSGFSEMQALFREAYTHKTTPVQNYQQRIRSMIANKSQKASGGDLARECVNATLSGIERLGLELDDVAFDKAVDLVVNADNIYVVGVRRSFAVADYLVYNLQHTNKRIHLISGLGGSYREQMRSVRANDLVIAISFTPYGKETQHCLRIAQHHQAKTLIITDSNLSPLAKRANAVLLVNEGSSFAFRSLSATLCLCQALFIAVAYRLELKVDEIHEQVGFDD
- a CDS encoding ISL3 family transposase, with product MRDINTFLPFWEGFSVVTIKPDGDALKIDLIPHATRFPSCGGCQKPCSTTHEYCERTVRDLPILGRAVRLSILLRRVGCRDCGKRMEAVSWLDRYARMTRRLAEAVIQACERLPTLHVAQMFGLHWDTVRLLERRALQAVLSELPKAQPRRLIMDEFALFKGHRYASVVLDADTRRVLWIGEGRSRAAVRPFFEELGPEGCARIEAVAMDMNTAFDLEVRQHCPKARVVYDLFHVVAKYGREVIDRVRVDEANRLRHNKPARKVIKQARWLLLRNPQNLKTPEQQVHLQDLLEANQSLMTVYLMKAELKTLWTPSTAWTWRSAWKQWLRHAYESEIPALIQFAKRLKGYWRGIVSRVRWPMHTGQLEGINNRIKVIKRMAYGYRDSEFFFMKIKSVFPGNP